A genomic region of Sneathia sanguinegens contains the following coding sequences:
- a CDS encoding N-acetylmuramoyl-L-alanine amidase family protein, with protein sequence MFKNIRKILILLCIFLNSLILSANSLKDLSYREGNLVLTFEKEVSKINEDYDSKTPSLSIDFLNTNQINKSVVRQLNVNDKYISDITNDHYNNTTTTVIYLQFGTKYKLQKKGKEVIISFIEAKVLPKRNFTIVIDAGHGGHDSGAIGNGYREKDLALAVAKQLYSNLKRDYNVIMTRKDDTFIPLNERAAIGNRANANLFISIHLNASVNKEAHGSEVYYFEKNPSIYARERATAENNFDIAGTRAIESSNFLINDILYGMIQRESSSFANTILKNIVSTMSIQRRKVLGANFAVLRGSKSPSVLVELGFITNENDVRLYTSEEGQRNAANAIANAVRKHY encoded by the coding sequence ATGTTTAAAAATATAAGAAAAATTTTAATTTTACTCTGTATTTTCTTAAATTCATTAATATTGAGTGCAAATTCATTAAAAGATTTAAGCTATAGAGAAGGAAATTTAGTTTTAACCTTTGAAAAGGAAGTTTCAAAAATTAATGAAGATTATGACAGTAAAACACCTTCACTTAGTATAGATTTTTTGAATACTAATCAAATTAATAAATCCGTAGTAAGACAATTAAATGTAAATGATAAATATATTTCTGATATAACAAATGATCATTATAATAATACAACAACCACTGTAATATATTTACAATTTGGAACAAAATATAAATTACAAAAAAAAGGCAAAGAGGTAATTATAAGCTTTATTGAAGCTAAAGTTTTACCAAAGAGGAATTTCACTATAGTTATTGATGCAGGACATGGAGGTCACGATAGTGGAGCAATAGGTAATGGATATAGGGAAAAAGATTTAGCTCTTGCTGTAGCCAAACAATTATATTCTAATTTAAAAAGAGATTATAATGTAATAATGACAAGAAAGGATGATACTTTTATTCCTTTGAATGAAAGAGCAGCTATAGGAAATAGAGCAAATGCTAACTTATTCATTAGCATTCACTTAAATGCTTCTGTCAATAAAGAAGCTCATGGAAGTGAAGTTTATTATTTTGAAAAAAATCCTTCTATTTATGCAAGAGAAAGAGCAACAGCAGAAAATAACTTTGATATTGCTGGAACTCGTGCAATAGAATCTTCAAATTTTTTAATAAATGATATACTTTATGGCATGATCCAAAGAGAAAGCTCTTCATTTGCAAATACAATTTTAAAAAATATTGTTTCAACAATGTCAATACAGAGAAGAAAGGTTTTAGGAGCAAATTTTGCAGTATTAAGAGGTTCAAAATCTCCATCAGTATTAGTAGAATTAGGCTTTATAACCAATGAAAATGATGTTAGATTATACACTTCTGAAGAAGGTCAAAGAAATGCAGCAAATGCAATTGCAAATGCAGTTAGAAAACATTATTGA
- the yajC gene encoding preprotein translocase subunit YajC translates to MNLKIVLIYVVFLVVLFGPMYYNNTKRKKKFANMLSNLAIGNNIVTVGGIYGSVTKIGDNFVEIKVDKGVSIKIAKDAISRVEG, encoded by the coding sequence ATGAATTTAAAAATAGTTTTAATATATGTTGTATTTTTAGTTGTTTTATTTGGACCAATGTATTATAACAATACAAAAAGAAAGAAAAAATTTGCAAATATGTTAAGTAATCTTGCTATAGGAAACAATATTGTTACTGTTGGAGGAATTTACGGAAGTGTTACAAAAATAGGAGATAATTTTGTAGAAATAAAGGTTGATAAAGGAGTTAGTATTAAAATAGCAAAAGATGCTATTTCAAGAGTAGAAGGTTAA